The Tenacibaculum jejuense genome includes a window with the following:
- a CDS encoding MBL fold metallo-hydrolase, with product MNDKKELKVTFLGTGTSTGVPMITSKSPVRFSENPKDKRLRSSVIFSWEDKGEEINYVIDCGPDFRQQMIKADVDSIKGILFTHEHADHIAGFDEIRPYYYKMGPVPIYSDARVLKSLEKRYEYIFTTENRYPSAPEVKSHVISKDDVFEFHGVKITPIRVMHGDLPILGYRFGNIAYLTDVKWIPEEEKEKLRDLDILITTALRLDSHKTHATLEEALTLVEELKPKQAYFSHISELLGFHAEIEKDLPENVFLAYDTLEVSGT from the coding sequence ATGAATGATAAAAAAGAGTTAAAAGTAACATTTTTAGGAACAGGTACATCCACAGGTGTACCAATGATTACAAGTAAAAGTCCTGTAAGATTTTCTGAGAACCCAAAAGATAAGAGATTAAGATCATCTGTTATTTTTTCTTGGGAAGATAAAGGTGAAGAAATCAATTATGTGATTGATTGTGGTCCAGATTTTCGTCAGCAAATGATTAAAGCTGATGTAGATAGTATCAAAGGTATTTTATTTACTCATGAACATGCAGATCATATTGCTGGTTTTGATGAAATTAGACCATATTATTACAAAATGGGTCCAGTTCCTATATATAGTGATGCAAGAGTTTTAAAATCATTAGAAAAAAGATACGAATATATTTTTACCACTGAAAATAGATATCCTTCAGCTCCAGAAGTAAAATCACATGTAATTTCTAAGGATGATGTTTTTGAATTTCATGGAGTAAAAATAACTCCCATTAGAGTAATGCATGGAGATTTACCTATTCTAGGTTATCGTTTTGGAAATATTGCTTATTTAACAGATGTAAAATGGATACCTGAAGAGGAGAAAGAGAAATTAAGAGATTTAGATATTTTAATTACTACAGCTTTACGTTTAGACTCTCATAAAACACATGCTACTTTAGAAGAGGCATTGACTCTAGTGGAAGAACTAAAGCCAAAACAAGCTTATTTTAGTCATATTAGTGAGTTACTTGGTTTTCATGCAGAAATTGAAAAGGATTTACCAGAAAATGTATTTTTAGCTTATGACACCTTAGAAGTGAGTGGAACATAA
- a CDS encoding energy transducer TonB, protein MRKIIYLSFLIATTIAWGQKETCDTDEKLIEDLNSITKCTVKQTKNKKDKKSRQISVRVSASKKRFLKRRKKHAATEANQLNSSGVSTIEGSSNLKSLKIKTNLAALKNSLSREELRAAQKFGTVDAIPAFPNCESNGDQLECFNSEMIKHIQEYFIYPNEALLNKQEGEVWVRFIIDKNGNVTNIKTLGPKGGKILNDEAVRVVSNLPKFKPATKDGKPVSVKYGFPINFSLEDN, encoded by the coding sequence ATGAGAAAAATAATATACTTATCATTTTTAATAGCGACCACCATCGCATGGGGTCAAAAGGAAACTTGTGATACTGATGAAAAGTTAATTGAAGATTTAAACAGTATTACAAAATGTACAGTTAAACAAACAAAAAATAAAAAGGATAAAAAGTCAAGACAAATTAGTGTTAGAGTATCTGCTTCTAAGAAACGTTTCTTGAAAAGAAGAAAAAAACATGCAGCTACTGAGGCTAATCAATTAAATAGTTCTGGTGTATCTACTATTGAAGGATCTTCAAACTTAAAGTCTTTAAAAATTAAAACAAACTTAGCTGCTTTAAAAAATAGTTTATCAAGAGAAGAACTAAGAGCTGCACAAAAGTTTGGTACAGTAGATGCTATTCCTGCATTTCCAAATTGTGAAAGTAATGGTGATCAATTAGAATGTTTCAATTCAGAAATGATCAAACATATACAAGAATATTTCATTTATCCTAACGAAGCTTTATTAAACAAACAAGAAGGTGAAGTTTGGGTGCGTTTTATCATCGATAAGAACGGAAATGTTACTAACATTAAAACTTTAGGACCTAAAGGAGGTAAAATTTTAAATGATGAAGCGGTTCGTGTAGTTTCTAATTTACCAAAGTTTAAACCAGCAACAAAAGACGGAAAACCTGTTTCTGTAAAATATGGGTTCCCTATTAATTTTTCTTTAGAAGATAATTAA
- the meaB gene encoding methylmalonyl Co-A mutase-associated GTPase MeaB: MATNSKSNLSEKDGVLQPETTSKTSAEKIKLNRRKKIDTKEFVAKILDGDITFLSRAITLVESTNKRHQQKANEILNACLPYANKSIRIGITGVPGVGKSTFIESFGKHLTSIGKKVAVLAVDPSSSVNRGSILGDKTRMEQLVVDKDAFIRPSPSGTSLGGVAQKTRESIILCEAAGFDTIIIETVGVGQSETAVHSMVDFFLLLKLSGAGDELQGIKRGIIEMADAIVINKADGDNVKNAKIAKVEFNRALHLYPPKENGWQPKVLTASALKNSGIDAIYEMILSYIDSARTSGYFEKRRNNQNKHWLFSTIEQELKRRFYDNTDVNDQLKKEIHELNNGKTTPFFSADKLLKLLNKS; this comes from the coding sequence ATGGCAACTAATTCAAAATCAAATTTATCGGAAAAAGATGGAGTTTTACAACCAGAAACTACCAGTAAAACTTCTGCAGAAAAGATAAAACTGAATAGAAGGAAAAAAATTGATACCAAAGAATTTGTGGCTAAAATCCTTGACGGAGATATTACATTTCTAAGTAGGGCTATTACATTGGTTGAAAGTACAAACAAACGACATCAACAAAAAGCTAATGAAATTTTAAATGCATGCCTGCCTTACGCAAATAAATCTATTAGAATTGGAATTACGGGTGTACCCGGTGTTGGAAAAAGTACTTTCATTGAAAGTTTTGGAAAACATTTAACTTCTATAGGAAAAAAAGTAGCTGTTTTAGCTGTAGATCCTAGTAGTTCAGTGAATAGAGGAAGTATTTTAGGTGATAAAACTAGAATGGAACAACTTGTTGTTGATAAAGATGCATTTATTCGTCCTTCTCCTTCTGGTACATCACTTGGTGGTGTTGCACAAAAAACTAGAGAAAGTATAATTTTATGTGAAGCTGCTGGTTTTGATACTATTATTATTGAAACCGTTGGTGTTGGTCAAAGTGAAACTGCTGTACATTCTATGGTAGATTTTTTCTTGTTATTAAAATTATCTGGTGCTGGTGATGAATTACAAGGAATTAAACGTGGAATTATAGAAATGGCTGATGCCATTGTAATTAATAAGGCAGATGGCGATAATGTAAAAAATGCCAAAATCGCAAAAGTTGAATTTAATAGAGCTTTGCATTTATATCCTCCAAAAGAAAATGGTTGGCAACCAAAAGTACTCACAGCAAGCGCACTTAAAAATTCTGGAATTGATGCTATATATGAAATGATATTATCTTACATTGATTCTGCTAGAACTTCTGGTTATTTTGAAAAAAGACGAAATAACCAAAATAAACATTGGTTATTTTCAACTATAGAACAAGAATTAAAAAGACGTTTCTACGATAACACTGACGTGAATGATCAATTAAAAAAAGAAATCCATGAGTTAAACAATGGAAAAACTACACCTTTTTTTAGTGCCGATAAACTATTAAAATTGCTCAATAAAAGTTAA
- a CDS encoding RNA polymerase sigma factor: MKSTKQFHQKLIRACQKNDKKAQLQLYKSYSKAMFLVAYRYVKDQFLAEDIMQEAFIKAFKNITSYKGEVSFGAWLKKIVINQSIDELKKKKLVMVSINSEIHKVQEENSTWEIDNSVTSQMIIEAINKQKEKYRLVLTLYLLEGYDHKEISEILGITEVTSRTHLMRGKKLIKEHLKFTNHAEGY; this comes from the coding sequence ATGAAATCAACTAAACAATTTCATCAAAAATTAATTCGGGCCTGTCAAAAGAATGACAAGAAAGCACAATTACAGCTTTACAAAAGTTATAGTAAAGCAATGTTTTTAGTTGCTTACAGATATGTAAAGGATCAATTTTTGGCGGAAGATATTATGCAAGAAGCTTTTATAAAAGCATTTAAAAATATAACCAGTTATAAAGGAGAAGTAAGTTTTGGAGCTTGGTTAAAAAAAATTGTTATAAATCAGAGTATTGATGAGCTTAAAAAGAAAAAGTTAGTAATGGTTTCTATCAATTCTGAAATTCATAAAGTACAAGAAGAGAACAGTACTTGGGAAATAGATAATTCAGTAACATCACAAATGATTATTGAAGCTATTAATAAACAAAAAGAAAAATATAGGTTAGTACTAACACTGTATTTACTGGAAGGATATGATCATAAAGAAATTTCAGAAATACTAGGAATTACAGAAGTTACCTCTAGAACTCATTTAATGAGAGGAAAAAAGTTAATAAAAGAACATTTAAAATTTACAAACCATGCCGAAGGATATTAG
- the cysS gene encoding cysteine--tRNA ligase: MELYKENQLKIYNSLSKSKEVFKTVTEGRVGMYVCGPTVYSNVHLGNLRTFMSFDMVFRYLLHLGYKVRYVRNITDAGHLESDAEEGEDKIVKKARLEQIEPMEVVQRYTVDFHEITAKYNFLPPSIEPTATGHIVEQIEMIKEIMDKGLAYEVNGSVYFDVVKYNEEGNNYGILSGRNIEDAIHNTRALDGQSEKKNPQDFALWKQANEFHIMRWPSPWGDGFPGWHLECSVMSSKYLGDQIDIHGGGMDLKFPHHECEIAQSHACSGVQPVNYWMHANMLLLNGQKMSKSTGNSILPGEILTGENSILSKAFGPGVVRFFIMQANYRSVLDFSNDGLLASEKGYNRLMEAVSLLNTLKTSGNSSFNVSNWRQECYDAMNDDFNSPIAIAKLFDAVKFINQIKDNKATITSDDLELLRKTMNAFVFDILGLVNDTKDQGSNKLDGTIELLIKLRKEARDNKDWALSDQIRDELLALGIQLKDGREGTTFSVN; the protein is encoded by the coding sequence ATGGAGCTATACAAAGAAAATCAACTGAAAATTTATAATTCACTTTCTAAATCTAAAGAAGTATTTAAAACTGTAACAGAAGGAAGAGTAGGAATGTATGTTTGTGGACCAACAGTATATAGTAACGTACATTTAGGAAACTTAAGAACATTTATGTCATTCGATATGGTGTTTCGATATTTATTACATTTAGGTTATAAAGTTCGTTATGTAAGAAATATTACTGATGCAGGACACTTAGAAAGCGATGCTGAAGAAGGGGAAGATAAGATAGTCAAAAAAGCACGATTAGAACAGATAGAGCCTATGGAAGTTGTACAGCGTTATACTGTAGATTTTCATGAAATCACGGCAAAATATAACTTTTTACCTCCAAGTATAGAACCAACTGCAACAGGTCATATTGTTGAACAAATTGAAATGATTAAAGAAATCATGGATAAAGGTTTAGCTTACGAAGTGAATGGATCTGTTTATTTTGATGTTGTTAAATATAATGAAGAAGGCAACAATTACGGAATTTTATCTGGTAGAAATATAGAGGATGCAATTCATAATACAAGAGCTTTAGACGGACAATCTGAAAAGAAAAATCCTCAAGATTTTGCTCTTTGGAAACAAGCAAATGAATTTCATATTATGCGTTGGCCTTCACCTTGGGGAGATGGATTTCCTGGTTGGCATTTAGAATGTTCTGTAATGAGCTCTAAATATTTAGGGGATCAAATTGACATTCATGGTGGTGGAATGGATTTAAAATTCCCGCATCACGAATGTGAAATCGCACAATCTCATGCTTGTTCGGGAGTTCAGCCAGTTAATTATTGGATGCATGCTAATATGTTGTTGTTAAACGGGCAAAAAATGTCTAAATCAACTGGAAATAGTATTTTACCTGGTGAAATTTTAACAGGTGAAAATTCAATTTTAAGTAAAGCTTTCGGGCCTGGCGTCGTACGTTTCTTCATCATGCAGGCAAATTACAGGAGTGTTTTAGATTTTTCTAATGATGGTTTATTAGCTTCTGAAAAAGGTTATAATCGTTTAATGGAGGCAGTTTCATTATTGAATACTTTAAAAACTAGTGGAAATTCTTCTTTTAATGTTTCAAATTGGAGACAGGAGTGCTACGATGCTATGAATGATGATTTTAATTCACCAATAGCAATAGCAAAACTCTTTGATGCAGTTAAATTCATTAATCAGATTAAAGATAATAAAGCAACAATAACTTCTGACGATTTAGAATTACTAAGAAAAACAATGAATGCTTTTGTATTTGATATTTTAGGGTTAGTAAATGACACTAAAGATCAAGGATCAAATAAATTAGATGGAACAATTGAGTTATTAATTAAGTTAAGAAAAGAGGCTAGAGATAATAAAGACTGGGCATTATCAGATCAAATTAGAGACGAATTATTAGCTTTAGGTATTCAACTAAAAGACGGTAGAGAAGGAACAACATTTTCTGTAAATTAA
- the yidD gene encoding membrane protein insertion efficiency factor YidD — MKKILTYPFILLIRFYQTAISPFTPATCRYNPTCSSYALEALKKHGLFYGGWLAIKRISSCHPWGGSGYDPVPEKKNKK, encoded by the coding sequence TTGAAGAAAATACTTACATATCCGTTTATTTTATTAATCCGTTTTTACCAAACAGCTATTTCTCCATTCACACCTGCGACTTGTAGATATAACCCAACATGTTCTTCTTATGCACTAGAAGCATTAAAAAAACATGGCTTATTTTACGGAGGTTGGTTAGCAATAAAAAGAATTTCTAGTTGCCATCCATGGGGAGGAAGTGGTTATGATCCTGTACCAGAGAAAAAAAACAAAAAATAA
- the lgt gene encoding prolipoprotein diacylglyceryl transferase: MNFLAITWDWNPEIFNIGGFSVRWYSLMFVIAFILGTHLMKKIFTQDGISHEKMDPLFMYTFLSMLIGMRLGEVFFYSWPDYQDNLWKIILPFEKKEGAEAFFGLLKGWKFTGISGFASHGAAVAIPIALYFYAKKHLQKSWLFILDRMGIMVALAGFFIRMGNFFNSEIYGKLTGSSFGVIFKRAGERYPAHPTQLYEAFSYLALFFILWRLYWKTDKKLKEGYLFGIFMVALWSLRFTIEFLKKPQVDTREDWILMFNTGQVLSIPLILIGLWLIFRKAKTEK, translated from the coding sequence ATGAACTTTTTAGCAATTACTTGGGACTGGAATCCTGAAATATTTAACATTGGAGGTTTTAGTGTACGTTGGTATAGTTTAATGTTTGTTATAGCATTTATATTAGGAACACATTTAATGAAAAAAATCTTTACGCAAGATGGAATTTCTCATGAAAAAATGGATCCGTTATTTATGTATACATTTTTGTCTATGTTAATAGGTATGCGTTTAGGGGAAGTATTTTTTTATAGTTGGCCAGATTATCAAGATAACCTATGGAAAATTATTTTACCATTTGAAAAGAAAGAAGGAGCTGAAGCGTTTTTTGGTTTATTAAAAGGATGGAAATTTACAGGTATTTCAGGTTTTGCAAGTCATGGAGCTGCAGTAGCCATACCAATTGCCTTATATTTTTATGCAAAAAAACATCTGCAAAAATCATGGTTATTTATTCTTGATAGAATGGGGATTATGGTTGCTTTAGCAGGTTTCTTTATTAGAATGGGAAATTTTTTCAATTCAGAAATTTATGGAAAACTAACAGGTAGTAGTTTTGGTGTAATTTTTAAAAGAGCAGGGGAGAGATATCCAGCACACCCAACACAGTTATACGAAGCGTTCAGTTATTTAGCTTTATTCTTTATCCTTTGGAGATTATATTGGAAAACAGATAAAAAACTTAAAGAAGGCTATTTATTCGGAATATTCATGGTTGCTTTATGGTCTTTACGATTTACAATTGAATTTTTAAAGAAACCTCAAGTTGATACTAGAGAAGATTGGATTTTAATGTTTAATACTGGTCAAGTATTAAGTATTCCTCTAATTTTAATAGGACTTTGGTTAATTTTTAGAAAAGCTAAAACTGAAAAATAA
- a CDS encoding tetratricopeptide repeat protein — translation MKKLVTHVFLFISIVIQAQNRDTTLIRLESDLQKKQTDSLRVEALLNLCAYQKKRDYNKVIVYCKEIHKILDQVNYDTRLQRAKTYGHSGIYKRRKTDYTGALKDYHAAEKIYIKINDTVQLSTIYHNIAFIYRKRKEYQKSIQLFKKAIAINFLNKRYKNLANNYSMMSACYKNSKQIDSAFYILDKAIYYFELSNYEEGKQQAISNKASLYSMQKEYDKALHIYLEYLKYTQQINKKRSIINTLSNIANIYLKTEAYDKALVHINNSIEMAISEDTKQYLYNAYLIRSKIYKAMKKYELAFDDVKKYNSINRKINDIRKIRELKTLEILNTYEKKQLRDSIVKAKERKLLQIQSQNKKLQNRLYSIVLIILLLILLSMVIYAYKYMKKKNGISPKHEKTNLEKYDKSLQEELQQSLQLIIHSLKSNQQVAKEDINVLKKQIHTLNNEYLKRLKTKHQKLTKTDIEICSFIKIGLSRSEIALLRNTSLEAVKSTRFRLKKKLNLTSEHSLNNYLLKL, via the coding sequence ATGAAAAAACTTGTTACTCATGTTTTTCTGTTCATTTCCATTGTCATACAAGCACAAAATAGAGATACAACTTTAATAAGATTAGAAAGTGATTTACAAAAAAAACAAACCGATTCGTTACGAGTTGAAGCTTTGTTAAATTTATGTGCTTATCAAAAGAAAAGAGACTATAATAAAGTAATTGTTTACTGTAAAGAAATCCATAAAATTCTAGATCAAGTAAACTATGATACTCGATTGCAAAGAGCTAAAACATACGGTCATTCTGGTATTTATAAAAGAAGAAAAACTGACTATACAGGAGCTTTGAAAGATTATCATGCCGCAGAGAAAATTTATATCAAAATAAACGATACAGTTCAACTTTCTACTATTTACCACAACATAGCTTTTATATATAGAAAAAGAAAAGAATATCAGAAATCAATTCAATTATTTAAAAAAGCTATTGCTATAAACTTCCTCAATAAAAGATACAAAAATCTTGCTAATAACTATAGTATGATGTCTGCATGCTATAAAAATTCAAAGCAAATAGATTCTGCTTTTTATATACTAGATAAAGCAATTTATTATTTTGAATTAAGTAATTATGAAGAAGGAAAACAACAGGCTATTTCTAATAAGGCTTCACTATATTCTATGCAAAAAGAATACGACAAAGCATTACATATATATTTGGAGTATTTGAAGTATACCCAACAAATTAATAAAAAACGTTCTATCATTAATACACTTTCAAATATTGCTAATATTTACCTTAAAACTGAAGCGTATGATAAAGCTTTAGTTCATATAAATAACAGTATAGAAATGGCTATTTCTGAAGATACCAAACAGTATTTATATAATGCTTATCTAATTAGAAGTAAAATATATAAAGCCATGAAAAAATATGAATTAGCTTTTGATGACGTCAAAAAATATAACTCAATAAACAGAAAAATAAATGATATTAGAAAAATAAGAGAGTTAAAGACATTAGAGATTTTAAATACTTATGAAAAAAAACAATTAAGAGATAGTATTGTTAAAGCTAAAGAAAGAAAATTACTACAAATACAATCACAAAATAAAAAATTACAGAACAGACTATATAGCATCGTTTTAATTATTCTATTGCTGATTTTATTATCTATGGTGATTTATGCTTATAAATACATGAAGAAAAAAAATGGTATTAGCCCAAAGCATGAAAAAACAAATCTAGAAAAATACGATAAGTCACTTCAAGAAGAATTACAACAATCATTGCAGTTGATAATTCATTCTTTAAAAAGTAATCAACAAGTAGCGAAAGAAGATATAAATGTTTTAAAGAAACAAATACACACTCTTAATAACGAATATTTAAAAAGATTAAAAACAAAGCATCAAAAACTAACAAAAACTGATATTGAAATTTGTTCTTTTATTAAAATTGGACTCTCTAGGTCGGAAATTGCGCTTTTAAGAAATACCAGTTTAGAAGCTGTAAAATCTACTCGATTTAGATTAAAAAAGAAACTAAATCTTACTAGTGAGCATTCATTAAATAATTATCTCTTAAAATTATAA
- a CDS encoding T9SS type A sorting domain-containing protein encodes MRNLLFIVLVAFTSQLFSQNISFSFVNARNTNDGTNDFYEADIYIASDTDFIVGSGQIYFNYNTEAFGENVDTNTNFEMLQPDGSILATSFFSGTVFAYHSFIVNDNTTSRVSTSFQQLASSGTIGMPVVTDTPQHLYSIKIKYTDVSKDPNVTFETGGVFLDQFYTACGPTTAVAFGTANCTSEPGIQLTGDSYDSTGASLPTDINWTGASSAFWGVTSNWNTSEIPNATNNVIIPDVTNDPILNTGSYVIDDLTVNSGADLTISNGVLNVNGNLNNDGAITVTADTSDSSVFIVDGSASGQVTFQQNGLVANEWNIITAPVSGQSIKEFAENTLNDIRVNTTVTPHRYAIGYYDDSKTDGSKWVYYTTTDLATNSLTFELGKSYAISRASNGSVSFTGTIATNDVTETVTENEWNAIGNPYTAYLPINDLSGENFIANNSNKFDPSFVAVYTWDVAQNKYVATSLVDAESKLAPGQGFFIRTKAGETEVNFNKDQRGINISSGPSMRFQNRSENVEIELLAETNDRKVKTRILYTNTATKGLDAGYDIGNFGGASFDIFTRLADESTNTNFTIQSLPISELKDIIIPIGLVAEKDTEVEFSIHTTELPDTAEIYLEDKQNNTFVILNNETTHKIKIDETATTVGRFYLHTSAKTLSTEQESLVSENINIFKSGNKEITITGITSTSEVKIYSILGKEVFSTQIASSSSSKIDLNAITPGVYIVKLQSEQTNSSKKIIIE; translated from the coding sequence ATGAGAAATTTACTATTTATTGTTCTAGTTGCTTTTACTAGTCAACTATTTTCACAAAACATAAGTTTTTCTTTTGTTAATGCAAGGAATACAAACGACGGAACTAATGATTTTTATGAAGCTGATATTTATATCGCTTCAGATACAGATTTTATCGTAGGGTCTGGTCAAATTTATTTCAATTATAATACAGAAGCATTTGGCGAAAATGTTGACACCAATACCAATTTTGAGATGCTACAACCAGATGGTTCTATTTTAGCAACTAGCTTTTTTTCTGGGACCGTTTTTGCCTACCATTCTTTTATAGTGAACGATAATACAACATCAAGAGTATCTACTTCTTTTCAACAATTGGCAAGTAGTGGAACTATAGGAATGCCTGTTGTTACCGATACACCACAACATTTATACAGTATTAAAATTAAATATACAGATGTAAGTAAAGATCCTAATGTTACTTTTGAAACTGGTGGCGTATTTTTAGATCAATTTTATACAGCCTGTGGACCAACAACAGCAGTTGCTTTCGGAACGGCTAATTGTACGTCTGAGCCAGGAATTCAACTTACAGGAGATAGTTATGATTCAACAGGAGCTTCACTTCCTACAGATATAAATTGGACAGGAGCTTCTAGTGCATTTTGGGGAGTAACTTCAAATTGGAATACTTCTGAAATTCCTAATGCTACTAATAATGTAATAATTCCAGATGTTACAAACGATCCTATTTTAAATACTGGAAGTTATGTAATTGATGATTTAACTGTTAATTCTGGAGCTGATTTAACCATTTCAAATGGTGTTTTAAATGTAAATGGAAATTTAAATAATGATGGTGCAATTACAGTTACAGCAGATACTAGCGATAGCAGTGTTTTTATCGTAGACGGAAGTGCTTCTGGGCAAGTTACTTTTCAACAAAATGGTTTAGTAGCTAATGAATGGAACATTATAACTGCTCCTGTTAGCGGACAAAGTATTAAAGAATTTGCTGAAAATACTTTAAATGATATTCGTGTAAATACTACTGTAACACCTCATAGATATGCAATTGGATATTATGATGACAGTAAAACAGATGGATCTAAATGGGTGTATTACACAACTACTGATTTAGCTACAAACTCATTAACTTTTGAATTAGGTAAAAGCTATGCCATATCTAGAGCTTCAAACGGAAGTGTATCTTTTACTGGAACTATAGCAACTAACGATGTAACCGAAACTGTTACTGAAAATGAGTGGAATGCTATTGGAAATCCTTATACTGCTTACCTACCAATTAATGATCTTTCTGGTGAAAACTTTATCGCTAATAACTCTAATAAATTCGATCCTTCGTTTGTAGCTGTTTACACATGGGATGTTGCTCAAAATAAATATGTAGCTACTTCTTTAGTTGATGCTGAAAGTAAATTAGCACCAGGGCAAGGTTTCTTTATAAGAACAAAAGCTGGTGAAACAGAAGTAAATTTTAATAAAGACCAGAGAGGAATTAATATTTCAAGTGGTCCTTCTATGAGATTTCAAAATAGAAGCGAAAATGTAGAAATCGAATTATTAGCTGAAACAAATGACAGAAAAGTTAAAACTCGAATATTATATACAAACACAGCAACAAAAGGATTAGATGCTGGCTATGATATTGGAAATTTTGGCGGTGCTAGTTTTGATATCTTCACGCGACTTGCCGATGAAAGCACGAATACTAATTTTACAATACAATCTTTACCAATTAGTGAACTTAAAGATATTATTATTCCTATTGGTTTAGTTGCTGAGAAAGATACTGAAGTTGAGTTTTCTATTCATACAACTGAATTACCTGATACTGCCGAAATTTATTTAGAAGATAAACAAAATAACACCTTTGTAATTCTTAATAATGAAACTACACATAAAATAAAAATAGATGAAACTGCTACTACAGTTGGAAGATTTTATTTACACACAAGTGCTAAAACATTAAGTACAGAACAAGAGAGTTTAGTTTCTGAAAACATCAACATCTTTAAATCTGGTAACAAAGAAATTACAATTACAGGAATCACCTCAACTTCAGAAGTAAAAATATACTCAATTCTTGGTAAGGAAGTATTTAGTACTCAAATAGCATCAAGTTCTTCTTCGAAGATTGATTTAAATGCTATTACTCCTGGAGTATACATTGTTAAGCTACAATCAGAACAAACAAATTCAAGTAAAAAAATAATAATAGAATAA